A stretch of Natator depressus isolate rNatDep1 chromosome 2, rNatDep2.hap1, whole genome shotgun sequence DNA encodes these proteins:
- the LOC141982282 gene encoding uncharacterized protein LOC141982282: MNRSEYEQEAARQLSNTTFYKPLPSDPTEGYQKKLRHLLKKLPEKAQEQIRTDTPLEPRPGVFYLLPKIHKPGNSGCPIISGIGSLTAGLSGNVDSLLRPYATRSPSYLRDTTDFLRKLQFIGDLPENTILATMYVEALYTNIPHKDGLQAIRNSIPDNVTANLVAELCDFVLTHNYFTFGDNVYLQINGTAMGTCMTPQYANIFKADLEQRFPSSRPLMLLLYLHYIDDIFIIWTHGKEALEEFHHDFKFPSHHQPQPGPVHTKDPLPGHYGANKRWSQTPPYTGNLLTAILTYMPPAFIQTTPHNPLSTAKLYDTTAFAPTPQTETNTYKISIKHSYNYNTQLLN, translated from the coding sequence atgaataggtcagaatatgaacaagaggctgctaggcagctctccaacaccactttctacaagccattaccctctgatcccactgagggttaccaaaagaaactacgccatttgctcaagaaactccctgaaaaagcacaagaacaaatccgcacagacacacccctggaaccccgacctggggtattctatctgctacccaagatccataaacctggaaattctggatgccccatcatctcaggcattggcagcctgacagcaggattgtctggcaatgtagactccctcctcaggccctacgctaccagatctcccagctatcttcgagacaccactgacttcctgaggaaactacaattcatcggtgatcttcctgaaaacaccatcctggccactatgtatgtagaagccctctacaccaacattccgcacaaagatggactacaagccatcaggaacagtatccccgataatgtcacggcaaacctggtggctgaactttgtgattttgtcctcacccataactatttcacatttggggacaatgtataccttcaaatcaacggcactgctatgggtacctgcatgaccccacagtatgccaacatttttaaggctgacttagaacaacgcttccccagctctcgtcccctaatgctcctcctctacttgcactacattgatgacatcttcatcatctggacccatggaaaagaagcccttgaggaattccaccatgatttcaaatttccatcccaccatcaacctcagcctggaccagtccatacaaaagatccacttcctggacactatggtgctaataagcgatggtcacaaacaccaccctatactggaaacctactgaccgctatacttacctacatgcctccagctttcatccagaccacaccacacaatccattgtctacagccaagctctacgatacaaccgcatttgctccaacccctcagacagagacaaacacctacaagatctctatcaagcattcttacaactacaatacccagctgctgaattga